The Armatimonadota bacterium region AGATGGTGGCGATGTCGCCTGTGATGACCGCCTGCTTTACGGAGAAACCTGATTTCACCCCTTATACTGCCCTGCCGAACCGTATCCCTCTGGACGAGTTGAACCCGCCTCTCCATACCCTGAATCCACATCAGCGTCACTGGGCGGAAGCCAGCCTGCGTCTGCCGCTGGACAAGCCCGACCGTGCGGACGAAGACCTTCTCAATCGCGTCATCTGGCATGCGGTGAAGGGGGTAGAGACCCCCTATCCGGCGGAGTTCGCCGGCGCGCACGGTAAAGGTCTCGCTGCCCGAGGACTGGTATTCGCGGAGGAGGAAGAGGAGTAGCATCCATTTTGAAAAAATCCAGAAAAACCATTCTAAACCTCTTGACAATCAGAGGCACTTTTGGTATATTTGGATACAAGGAGATAGGGCATGAGCAGACGTGCAAGCCACAAACTGGTCTCGCCCTCTGTCGTAGTGATCGCCAACACGTTGCGCGAGCGCGTGCTGGCAGGCGAGTACAGGGACAACGGCTGGCTCCCTACCGAGCGCGAGCTGGCAGAGGAGTTCGGTGTGAGCCGTACCATCGTGCGCCGCGCGATTGAGGAACTGGAACGCCAGGGGCTGGTGGTACGCTCCCCTCGATGTCGTCCTGTGGTCCGGCGCAACTCCGTCGGTTCCCCATCCACCGAGACGCGACGGGTGACCTTTGGTCTCTGGCTGTGGCCCAGCGCGACCTTTCCGGGTGCCTCCGCCATCCTGCGGGGAATCTACAGGACCCTCGATGCCAACCGCTATCGGCTTATCGTGGAAAGTCCGGTAGATAGCGATTGGCGAGCGGTAGTGCAGAGCGAGGTGCAGTTTCTGGAGCGGGTCACTCGCGATAAGGATGTGGCAGGCGTCATCCTCTGGTACCTCGGTGGCGAGGCGAATCTGCCAGCACTGCAGAGGGTACGCTCCGCAGGTATCCCTCTGGTATTTTTGGATCGTCGTCCGCCAGAGGGTTTCCCTGCGGACTACGTAGGGGTGGATAACCGACACGCCGCCATGCAGCTGGTGCAACACCTGATTAGCAAGGGGCATCGGGATATTGCCCACATTACCAACGTGGATAATGCGTCCACGGTGTACGAGCGGTTACAGGGTTACCGGGATGCGCTCCTGGAAGCGGGCATTCCGTTCCGCCCGGAACTGGTGTTGACAGACACCGGCCAGCCGGAGGCAGGTTATCACGACGTGTATGAAGCACTGGCGGCGCGCCTGCTGGAGCTACCCGGTCCGCCCACAGCCGTTTTCTGCGTGCACGATGTGCTGGCACTGCGGTTGATTGATGCGCTCAGAGCAAAAGGGGTGCGCGTGCCGGAGGATATGGCTGTTGCCGGGTTTGACGGACTGGAACGATGGTTACCCGGCTCGCCGTTCCTGACCACAGCGGATCAGCCTTTCGAGCGAATCGGCGAGTGGGCGGCACGACTGCTGCTGCAGAGGGTGGAGCAGGGCGACAGGGGAGCGTACCAGCACGTGCTGCTCGAAGCCCCTCTCCATATTCACGCCTCCACGCGCCAATCGCGACGCGAGGGAGAAGTGCATCTATTCCATTCAAGGAGGGAAACATCATGAAACGGCACGCTTTTACTCTGATCGAGCTGCTGGTGGTCATCGCGATCATCGCGATACTGGCAGCCATCCTGTTCCCCGTCTTCGCACAGGCACGGGAAAAGGCGCGCCAGGCAAGCTGTACCAGCAACCTGAAGCAGATCGGTCTCGCCATGCGCATGTACATGGACGACTATGACCAGACGGTTGTGCCGGGGTACCGCTACCTGGACGATGCCCTCACCCAGATCCTGTGGTACATCGACCTGCTGGACCCGTATGTGAAGAACGCGGGTATCTGGAAGTGTCCTAGCCGATCGAACTACACCGAGTGGAATCGGGGGTTCTTGCCTGAGGGCGAGGGACCCAATAAGCGGCGACTGTACTGGTCGTACTCCTTCAACAACACGTGGAACTGCTGTGGCATTCCCAGCGACCGCCCCGAGGCGCAGAACTTCACCGGCGACCCGCTGGGGCGCTACATCCCCTATCCGCAGGAAGCTGCTTTCGCGGAACCTGCCAAATTGCTGACGGTGATGGATGGATGCACCATGCAAATCTGGGCAGCGGCGTATCCCTCGCCGTTCCTGGGGGCGGACACCTGGCATGGTTTCGACTATCTCGCCGGTGGTGAGCGACAGAGCTCCGCATGGGGACGGTGCAAGGCTTCTGTGCGCCTCGCCCATAACGACATGTTCAACGTGCTCTTCATGGACGGGCACGTGAAGTCGCTGCGCGAGACCACCTTTGAGATGTGGAACGCTCGCCCGGGCAATACCTACACCTGGGTAATGCGCTAAAAGGTACTCCGGGGGCACCGGTTGGTGCCCTCGGTATTTTCCAAATATAGGGAGGTGTATCCACAGTGAAGAAGGAAGTGAGCCCGGCATTGGTGATCGCCGTTGTAGTGATTGTGCTGGCGATAGTGGCGTACTTCTACTACAGTAAAACCGCTACGCCGCCTCCACAGGAAGCTAGCGTGTTCGGTGCAGATGCACCGGGTGGAGGACGGGATGGTGCAGGTGGCCCGGGCATGACGCCTGATGTGATGCCGCGCGCACCTCAACAAGCACCGATGGCTCCCCGATAGAGAGTTTTTCATGACTTCGCGATCAGGGTAAAGCCACGGCGAGAAACCGGTGGACCTCAGGCTCCTTTCCAGTGTCCACCGGTTTTTTTTATCGCTTGTGGGGTACAGGGGGCAGTAACTGCCTCAAGCGGAAGATTTCGTCGCGTATCTCGGCAGCGCGTTCGAACTCTAGCGCCTTTGCCGCCGCTTTCATCTCCTTCTCCAACTCCGCAATCACTGTGTGGATGTCTTCGGGCGTAGCGTTTTCGGGCAGGGAGGGGCGAACCGTGTACTCCGCTCGCCTCTCCGCCACCTTCTCCGCGCGTACCACCTCGCGCACCGCCTTCACGATGCTTTGTGGGGTGATACCATGCCTCTCATTGTATTCCATCTGCACCTTACGACGGCGGTTGGTCTCATCAATCGCGCGCTGCATAGAGCGGGTGATATTGTCGGCGTACAGGATGACCTGCCCGTTCACGTTGCGTGCGGCGCGTCCAATGGTCTGAATGAGCGAGGTCTCCGAGCGCAGGAAACCCTCCTTGTCCGCATCCAGTATCGCCACCAGCGACACCTCCGGCAGGTCCAGCCCTTCGCGCAGCAGGTTGATGCCCACCACCACATCGAACACGCCCAGCCGCAGGTCGCGCAGAATCTCCGCCCGCTCGATGGTCTGCACATCGGAGTGCAGGTACTGCACGCGAATGCCCAGCTCCTCCAGGTAGGCGGTCAGGTCTTCCGCCATCTTCTTGGTGAGGGTGGTGACCAGCGTGCGTTCACCTCGCTCCACGCGCTGGCGTATCTGTTCCACCAGGTCATCGATCTGCCCCTTGGTGGGCTTGACGATCACTTCGGGGTCTACCAGTCCGGTGGGGCGGATGAGCTGCTCCACAATCTGCTCGCTGTGTGCACGCTCATAAGGTCCCGGCGTCGCGGAGACGAAGATGACCTGCTTCCACAGCTTTTCCAGCTCCTCGAACTTCAGCGGGCGGTTGTCCAGCGCGGAGGGCAAGCGGAAACCGTACTCCACCAGTGTCTCCTTGCGCTGGCGGTCACCGTTGTACATGCCGTGCAGTTGTGGGATGGTCTGGTGCGACTCGTCAATGAAGACGATGTAGTCTTCGGGGAAATAGTCCAGCAGGGTATGCGGGCGTTCGCCGGGCTGGCGTCCGTCGAAGTAGCGCGAGTAGTTCTCGATGCCGGAGCAGTAACCCAGCTCGCGCATCATTTCGAGGTCAAATTCGGTGCGCTGGCGCAAGCGCTGCGCCTCCAGCAGTTTGCCCGCCGCCTCGAAGCGGGCACATTGCTCCTCCATCTCCTGCCGAATCTGCTCGATGATGCTTTCCAAACGGTCCCACGGGGTCACGTAGTGCGTGGCGGGGAAGATGCTCACACTGTTGCGCGATTGCAGCACCTCACCCGTGAGCGGGTCTACCAGCGTAATCTTCTCCACCTCATCACCGAAGAACTCCACGCGCGTGAGGATATCTTCATCCGCAGGCAGGATTTCCAGCACATCGCCGCGCACGCGAAAACTGCCCCGCTCGGTGAGGAAGTCATTGAAGTTGAACTGCATGCGCACCAGCTGTCGGCGGATTTCCTCCAGGTCGTACGCCTTGCCTCGATGCAACACCAGCACCTGCTGTTTGTATTCCTCCGGCGAACCCAAACCGTAAATGCACGACACACTGGCAACCACAATCACGTCGCGTCGCTCCAGCACCGCCTGGGTGGCAGCATGGCGCAGGCGGTCTATCTCGTCGTTGATGGAGGCGTCTTTCTCGATATAAGTATCCGTCTGCGGGATGTACGCTTCGGGCTGGTAGTAGTCATAATAGGAGACGAAGTATTCCACCGCGTTTTGGGGGAAAAACTCGCGGAACTCCTGCGTCAGCTGCGCGGCGAGGGTCTTATTGTGCGCGATGACCAGGGTGGGGCGGTTCAGCTGTGCGATCACCGACGCCATCGTGAAGGTCTTGCCGCTGCCCGTCACGCCCAACAGGGTCTGGTAGCGGTAGCCTCTCTGCACGCCTTCCACCAGCTTCTCTATCGCCTGCGGCTGGTCGCCTCTGGGTGTGTAGTTCGGGTTCAGTTGGAAACGGTCCATCCTGCCTCGCCTCCCTAACAGGCAGTATACCTGAGGGAGAGAACAGGGGGCAAGGGAGGGGTGATGAATCTGCAGATTCGA contains the following coding sequences:
- a CDS encoding LacI family transcriptional regulator; this translates as MSRRASHKLVSPSVVVIANTLRERVLAGEYRDNGWLPTERELAEEFGVSRTIVRRAIEELERQGLVVRSPRCRPVVRRNSVGSPSTETRRVTFGLWLWPSATFPGASAILRGIYRTLDANRYRLIVESPVDSDWRAVVQSEVQFLERVTRDKDVAGVILWYLGGEANLPALQRVRSAGIPLVFLDRRPPEGFPADYVGVDNRHAAMQLVQHLISKGHRDIAHITNVDNASTVYERLQGYRDALLEAGIPFRPELVLTDTGQPEAGYHDVYEALAARLLELPGPPTAVFCVHDVLALRLIDALRAKGVRVPEDMAVAGFDGLERWLPGSPFLTTADQPFERIGEWAARLLLQRVEQGDRGAYQHVLLEAPLHIHASTRQSRREGEVHLFHSRRETS
- the uvrB gene encoding UvrABC system protein B, which encodes MDRFQLNPNYTPRGDQPQAIEKLVEGVQRGYRYQTLLGVTGSGKTFTMASVIAQLNRPTLVIAHNKTLAAQLTQEFREFFPQNAVEYFVSYYDYYQPEAYIPQTDTYIEKDASINDEIDRLRHAATQAVLERRDVIVVASVSCIYGLGSPEEYKQQVLVLHRGKAYDLEEIRRQLVRMQFNFNDFLTERGSFRVRGDVLEILPADEDILTRVEFFGDEVEKITLVDPLTGEVLQSRNSVSIFPATHYVTPWDRLESIIEQIRQEMEEQCARFEAAGKLLEAQRLRQRTEFDLEMMRELGYCSGIENYSRYFDGRQPGERPHTLLDYFPEDYIVFIDESHQTIPQLHGMYNGDRQRKETLVEYGFRLPSALDNRPLKFEELEKLWKQVIFVSATPGPYERAHSEQIVEQLIRPTGLVDPEVIVKPTKGQIDDLVEQIRQRVERGERTLVTTLTKKMAEDLTAYLEELGIRVQYLHSDVQTIERAEILRDLRLGVFDVVVGINLLREGLDLPEVSLVAILDADKEGFLRSETSLIQTIGRAARNVNGQVILYADNITRSMQRAIDETNRRRKVQMEYNERHGITPQSIVKAVREVVRAEKVAERRAEYTVRPSLPENATPEDIHTVIAELEKEMKAAAKALEFERAAEIRDEIFRLRQLLPPVPHKR